The following nucleotide sequence is from Candidatus Hydrogenedentota bacterium.
CCTGATTGACGTAAAACTCCACATCGCCGGGAATCCCGTTGTGGAACAGGTCATAGTATTCGGCCCACTCGTTGTAGGCACTCATGGATGGTTAAACCTCTTCATTTGGAGGCAAAGGGTATCACATACGGTTGAGCGGGGCGAAAACGGCTTTCAGCGCGCAATTGTGATGCGGCCATTCGCGTGGTAGCATGGTTGAGGTCTTTTCTAATTTTACGGAGTACTCATATGAAAACGGGGATGAACTTGCTGCTTTGGACTGGGGCGGCCGATAAGACCCACATACCTCTGATCGAGAAGATCGCTTCGTGGGGTTTCGATGGCGTTGAGTTTCCCATGTTTGCGCCGGACAAGTCACCGTGGGCTGACTTGGCATTCGTTCTGGATGGGTATGCACTCGGGAGGACCGCAGTCACCGTGTTGCCTGAGGGGACCAACTTAATCGGTGACGATGCGTCCGAGAGAAAGGCCGCTGTCGATTTTCTAAAGACCTGTATTGATGCCTGTTCCGAACTTGGCGCGGAAAGCCTCGGAGGACCGTTGTACTCCCCCGTGGGCAGGCTCGTTGGGCGCGGCCCCGTGGAGGAAGAAGTAAAACGGTGCGTGGAAGGATTGCGCCTCGTGGGCGAGCATGCGAGCGAAGCCGGCATCATGATTGCCATCGAACCTTTGAATCGATTCGAGACCTATTTCCTGAACACTCAGAGCGATACGGCGCGCGTGGTGGATCAAGTGGGGCTTCCGTCGGTACAGCAGATGTATGACACATTTCATGCCAACATCGAGGAAAAGGGACTTGGGAAAGCAATCCGCGACGCGGGCAAGCGCATCTGCCATGTCCATATTTCAGCAAATGATCGCGCAACCCCCGGCGAGGATCACATCAACTATCACGAGACGTTCGCGGCCCTTAAGGCCATCGGCTATGACCGGTGGCTCACAATAGAGGCATTTGGAAGTTGGCTGCCGGATATCGCGGGCGCAACCTGTATTTGGCGCAAGATGGCTCCCAGCGAAGAGCATCTGGCAAAGAATGGACTGGCGATGATTAAGGAGCTTTGGGGGAAGGCGTAGAATTGTCAGAACCCGACAGATGACCGTTTGATTGGATGCTGCTTTTCGGTGCACGGTGCGGAACGAAGGGAAAGAGGGGCATTATGTTGACGAGAATTCTTGGCGTCGTTGCATTGGGGATTGGGTTGGCCGTTGTCCCAGCGCTGGGGCAAGGGGTGTCGGTAGCGACTTTCGTTATCGATGCGACGCCGCCAATGGGTTCGCCACTCTGCGGAGGAGGAGTCGAACCCGCGAGCGCAGTGGACGATCCGTTGAGCGCCAGGGGCATCGCTATCCTACCCGAAGGGCAGTCCCCGATTGTGCTCTGCTCCGTGGACTGGGTCGGAATAGGAAACGGCGGGCATGACGCATGGCGGCAGGCACTGGCGGAGGCCGCGGGAACAACGATCGACCGAGTAGCCGTGCATACCGTTCACCAGCACGATGCGCCAAGCTGCGATTTTACCAACTCGGAAATTCTGGCTGCTAACGGACTCGCAGGAAAGTCCTTCAATGTCGAGTTTGCGCGCGACACCATCAGCCGGGCGGCAGCGGCCCTGCGAGAAGCGTTGAAGGCCCCAAGACCCGTCAATCAGGTTGGCATCGGCCAAGCCAAAGTGGAGATGGTTGCCTCCAATCGACGCGTTCTCGGCCCGGATGGAAAGGTTAAGTACATTCGCTGGACGGCCACAAAGGATCCCGAAGCGCGCGCATGCCCCGAAGGAACGATTGACCCCATGGTAAAACTCGTCAGTCTTTGGGACGGCGAAACGCCAGTAGTTGTTCTTTCGTATTATGCAACGCATCCGCAGAGTCACTATGGCAAAGGGCACGTGAGCTCGGACATCCCTGGCCTTGCGCGCGCGGCTCGCGAGCAGGAATTGCCGGGCACTGTATTGATTCATTTCAACGGCGCGGGCGGAAATATAACATCTGGCAAATATAACGACGGCGCCCCAGAGAATCGGCCCGTGCTTGTTGGCCGATTGGCGGAAGGCATGAAGAAGGCATGGGAAGCGACGGTTAAGAGCCCATTGAATGCAGCGAGCGTCAAATGGACGACTAAAGATGTGACACTTCCTCTTCGTAAAGAGATCAGCGAAGAGTACGAAACGAACCGCCTGAAGGACCCCAACGCGAAGGAGAATGAACGTCTGATTTCTGCCGACGTACTGTCGTGGCTCCAGACGCAGAAGGCGGGAAGCAAGATTACGTTGAGCCGGCTCACGCTGGGTACCGCGGATATCATGCATATGCCGGGCGAGCTCTTCATCGAGTATCAGCTTGCGGCGCAGGATATGAAGAAGGACGCGTTCGTCTGCATGGCGGCGTATGGCAACTATGGCCCCGGCTACATTTGCACGGCGATTGCGTATACGCAGGGTGGTTATGAAGACGGGATCTACGCATCGCTCACGGCACCCGAGGTTGAACCCGTGTTGATGGATGCCATGCGCGAATTGCTGCAGTAGATCGTGCGGAGCAGAAACTGCATGGGAAAACGGAACCGGAGTGTCGCGATAAGGCTCTCCATGCTTGCCGTGTGCGCCGGACTGGTATGGGCGCAGGAACCGCCGTTCTACGCGGACAAGTCAAACCTGCTTGTGTACACAGATACATCAGGCCACAGTCATCCAATTGGTTCGCCTGCCGATTGGGTGCATCGCCGCGAGCATATCGTGAAGAGCATGCAACTCGTCATGGGGCCCTTGCCGGATAGCTCGGCGCGCGTACCCGCAGATCCGCAGATTCTCGAAGAGTCTGATATGCCGGGACTCGTCCGGCGAAAAATGACCATTGCCGTCGAGAAAGGCGACCGTCTGCCTTTCTACCTGATGATCCCAAAGAAACTGAAGGACAAGGCCCCTGCCATGCTCTGCCTTCACCAGACGATTGCGATTGGCAAGGATGAGCCGGCAGGTTTGGGCACGGACAAAGCAAAACAGTACGCCCTCGAATTGGCGGAGCGCGGATACATCACCTTGACGCCGGACTATCCGGGCTTTGGCGAGTACAAGGTAGACGTCTACGCCATGGGTTATGCCAGCGCGACCATGAAGGGGATCTGGAACCACATGCGCTGTGTGGACTACCTTCAATCATTGCCCGAGGTGGACCCGGAGCGCATTGGCGTCATTGGGCATTCGCTGGGCGGGCACAACTCTCTGTTTGTGTCGGCATTCGACACGCGCCTGAAGGTGGCCGTTACGAGCTGTGGATTTTGTTCGTTTGGGAAATACTACGGCGGCGATCTGACGGGCTGGACGCACAAGGGGTATATGCCGCGAATCGCAGAAGTATATGGCAAGGATCCCAAGAAGATGCCGTTCGATTTCTCCGAGGTGCTGGCCGCCATAGCGCCCCGAGCGGTATTTATTAGTGCGCCGCTGCGGGACAGTAATTTCGATGTGAACGGCGTACACGAGTGTTTGGAAGCAGCCAAGCCGGTTTTCGGTCTGCTGAACGCCTCCGAAAAGCTTACCGCGATTCATCCCAATACGGAACATGATTTCTCAAATGAAGCGCGTGAAGCGGCGTACGCTTTTGTAGACTCGGAGTTGAAACCTAAGTAGCATGTGCGAGAATTGGTCAACGCACAGAAAACAGAAGATGCGTTGGCAGGAGCGCACTCTTGGAGTTGGTCATGAGCACGAATGAGGATCTCAGTCTGGACGAAGGTGTGAGCCGTAGACAGTTTCTCGCTAGTACAACGCGCGGCGCGGTTGGCTTTGCGGTTGGTGCGGCGCTGACTCTCGAAGCAACCGCGCAAGAGCAGGTCGCGACCCCTGCCGCGGGGAAATACATCGACGTGCATACACACGTCGGTCAACAATGGGGAAACCGTCTTCCATTGAGCGGCGAAGACCTCTTGCGCTGGATGGATTCGCAGGGGATCATGAAGGCCATTGTACTGTCGCTCATTTCACCGGAGTCTTTCGACTACGTTGTATCCGTCGATTTTACATTGAAGGAGACGGCCCCACACCGCGATCGGCTTATCCCCTTCTGCACTATCGATCCGCGCACCGAAGAGCACAACACCGTCGAGAAGAAGGTGAAGATGCTCAAGAAGTACGTCGACGCAGGCGCGAGAGGTTTCGGCGAACACAAGTGCGGCACGCCTATCGACGATCCTCGCAGTCTGGAAATCTATGCGGCGTGCTCGGAATTGAAGCTGCCCCTCCTCTTTCATATGGATAACATCCGGAATACGGACGTACCCGGACTACCTGGTTTGGAGAAGGCCCTTGCGAGCGCGCCCGACGCGATCTTCATCGGACACGCGCAAGGCTGGTGGGCATCCATCAGCGGTGATATGACACAGGAAATGTTTGGGACGTATCCCAAAGGGAAGATTGCGCCGGGCGGCGCCATCGACACGCTCATGGACAAGTATCCGAACTTGTATGGAGATCTTTCTGCGGGCAGCGGGGCAAATGCCCTTACACGCGACCCCGAGTTTGCGCGCGAGTTCCTCATCCGGCGGCAAGACCGCCTGATGTTTGGCACGGATTACCTTGCGCCCAAACAGGAGATCCCTCAGTTTGACGTTTTGGGGAAGATTGACTTGCCCGAAGACGTGCGCAAGAAGATTTACGTTGAGAACGCAGCACGCGTTCTTGGACTGTAAGGATCGAATCGAAAGAGTTCAGAGACATTTAGCCCAAAGTGGTCCTCGCAAATCTATTGGAGCTTGTACCATGCGAACGCACGCATTGTTGGTAGGCGTCATCCTTGGTTTGATCCCATTCGCTTCACGCGCACAGGAGCCGGTTCCCGACAAGACGGTCGTGCTGACATTTGACGACGCCGTGAAGTCGCATCTCTCGTATGTCGCGCCCATGCTAAAAGAATACGGATTCGGCGCGACGTTCTTTGTGTGCCATCTCTGGATGAATGACACCGAGAACTTCATGTCATGGGAGGACATCGCGACTCTTCACAAGATGGGGTTCGAGATCGGCAATCACTCGTGGACACATCCCAATTTCGCAGAACCCGAGGCGGCAGCGCGCATCGCAGGCGAAATGGCCCTGGTAGAGAATGAGTTGGGCAAAGTCGGCGTGCCAAAGCCCGTCAGTTTTGCGTGGACAGGAAACGGTTTTGGACCCGAAGCGCTGCAACGGCTTCGCAAATTGGGCTACAAGTTCGCTCGTCGAGGCATGCAGCCCGAAGTGCCATATGGCAAACTCGAACCGGGTCCACTGTACGAGCCGCGTCAAAACGATCCATTGCTAATCCCCACGTCGCGCGATGGATACCCCGACTGCACGCTGGAGGATATAAAGCGCGTCGTCGAGCAAGCACGTGACGGGCGAATCGCTGTCCTGCAGTTTCATGGTGTGCCTGATGTAGCGCATCCCTGGGTTCACACGCCTCCAGAGAAGTTCCGTGAATACATGCAGTATCTGCACGATGGCGGCTATCACGTCATAGCCATGCGCGACGTCGAGAAGTACATCCCCGCGGCTTTGCCAAAAGACCCGATGATAGAAGTTCGGTATCCGGCAATTGAACCGAGCAAGATGAAGTTGCCGCAGGAAGTAACCGCAACGCGCGCGGACCTGCCCTTCTGGCTGGACAACATGCTTGTGCAGCATGCGTACTCAGTTGATGAAGCGGCCGAAGTGTGTTGGATGTCGCCGCAAGAAATTGGCGAGCAAGCGGGCAAACTTGGCATCGTCCCTGGAACAACCAAGCCCTCTTCAAGACACAATCGAGTCCGCGTGTTGCCGTATCCCGGTGGCCGTCATCCGCGAATTGGTTTCCTCGAGGGTGCCATCGACCCATTGCGCGGAACAAAGGCAAGTGCCTTTCTCCCATGGAAAGGCGGCGGTTACGTTGTGGTCGACTTGCCGGAGGCAATCTTCAGCAATCTGGGATTGACGTATCTGGCTCACACGCACGTGCCCACCATTTGGAACGAGCAGAATGTGGTGATTGAGAATGTGGATTGGACTCGTGACCCCAAGGGCGGGCTTCGTCTAGACCAAACGTTGCCCAACGGAGTCCGCTTTGGATCGTCTATCACTCCTGACAAAGCCGGTGCCGACATGGAGCTATGGTTGGAAAACGGCACGAAGGAGCCGTTGACCGGCATGCGTACACAGATCTGCGTGATGCTGAAAGGCGCGCCGGGGTTCAATGCACTGACTCAGGAGCGAAAGACGTATGATTCGACCGCTGCCGCGGTCGGGTCTGAGGATGGCAAGCGCTTCATCTGCGTGGCGTTCGACCGTTGCGGACGGAGCTGGGGCAATGAGGATGTCCCATGCATTCACGCTGACCCGATCTTGCCAGACGCCGCGCCCGGAGAACGGGTTTCGCTCAAAGGCCGCCTCTGGTTCTATCAAGGATCGAATATCGAGCGCGAATTGCGGCGCGTTACGTCGAAGCTCAAGATGAAACCGGTCAAACCCTAAGCGCGCCTATCAACACGCATGCTCCACAGCGCTACTTAGCGGGAATCTCCAAACCACCGACAGCAATCTGCAAGGCCTGGGTGATTAACGGCTCAGATCCGGGCTCCACCCAGCACCAGGATTCTTCGTTATATCCTTCCGCAGACGCAACCGCCGACGGGATATAGCCCGGCGCGCATTCGCCAAACCCGGCGGCAAGTAGCGGCGCATCAGGACTAAGCCCCTGCGCGGTAATTTGGTACTGCACAAACGACTCGCCTGGCAGAACAACGAACTTGGCCTTTCCGAAGTCTGCGACAGGCAGATCAATAGGTTCACCGGCCGCGACGCGCTTGCGCCAACTTAGATTCATGGCCGCAAGATTCCGTTGAAAGGTCTTCTGATTCGCATCCGCGACCGTTTTCTTCGAATCCTCTTCCGAATACCCGCCGAAGTTCTTGGGAACGAGGTTCAATGCAGCCACACGGAACGCGACCTGCTCCAGCGGATAGCGCTGCGTGTTCTCCCACGCCTTCACCATGCCCTGATGCATCTTCTCCGCCAATACGGGCCGGTTCGCGGGATTGCCATCGTTGAATTTTCCGGCGGTGGTGTCGCCGCTGCACCCCGTGAAGTACATCTGAAATACGCCGGGCATATCGGCTTGGCGCATGGCACGGGCCATGCCGACGAAGTCGGCGGATACACCGCCCTTGCCGTAGTAACTCATCGGGTGCGTCGAGTAGGCGCTCAGGGCGGCGAGTGGCGTGTCTCCGTTCCAGAAGCTCAGCGTTTTCACATAGGGGTCGATGATGCCTTCGGGCAATGCACGTACCGCGGGATCTGCCGTGGCGCTGCTTCTTCCATAGGTTACCTTGCCATCCGGGAAGACGACGCGGCGATTGGAACCTACGCCTTCGACTTTGGCCAAGCCAATACCGTAGTACGTGACCGGTTTAGGATTCTGTAGGGCCTTCTTCATGGCGTCCACGACCCGCGCGACGCAGTCCTTGGCGAATGCCACATCGCACAAGGACTTTTCGAGACCGACTTCGTCGAGTATCCGTTGAGCTTCGTAATCGACCACGGGCGCATCGTGCTGGTGAACACTCGTCATCAAGACGCGCTCCCGGGTTGTACCGGCGGCCTCGGCCAACGCGGACCGCCAATGGTCGTAGGCGTCGTTGCGGACCTCGCACCAATCCAATGCCAGGAAGACAAGCGGCTTCTCCGCGCCCAGAAGGACCACACCCTTGGCGTATAACGGGTCCACAATCTCCACGGCGGGTGAGATTCCTCCGCCCATGCACGCGTGGCCAATGGGGATGGTGATATCCGCCTCGAACGTGGCTAGTTGAAACTTAGGGGCATCGGCGGATTGTGCCGATACAGACGCGAACGCAAGCGCGAGTACCATCAAGCACTGGACGAATCGGGATTCACTCGTCATGAGACTGTCCCCCTGCGTGTTGAACATAGTGCAACGAATAGAGCTTTGATTATAGGTGACCGTTGCCCCTGTTTCCTATGAAGCGCGAGTCAATTCTCGCGAATCATTTGCGGACTATGGCAGCCGACCATCCTTCACCGATGCGCACTTCGGTATAGCGAGCGTCGTCTTTGACGACCTCCTTCGTCTGGAAGCCGGGGGCTTCGCGGCCCGTGTCGTCGAAGACGTGAACTTCGTGCGCACTCATGTCCCCCCAGCCAAACAAACCGCTTCGATTCGTTATGATGCGCTCCTTACCGATGATGTACCCTTCGTGAAGTTCCATGGGTGTGATGGGATACATGAAACTCGTGATATGCGGATGCGTCGGAACTACGTCAAGGTCGTTGTACCAGTGGTAAACGCACCCAAAGTCAAGCGCGGCCAGTATAATGCCGTAGGCGTCTTGTTCGCTTCGTTCGGTCAAGTGATCGCCGAGGGCGATTGGAGAATACAGGTGAGCTTGCGTACAGTTGGTGATACTGCCCGTCTCGACAAAACACGGGAACTGCAAAGCGGCCATTGCGCGCGTGAAGGGCGGACCGTTGCCGATCAGCGGGCCCTTCGCCAGGATTCGCTTTGCGAGCGCCAGTCTCCACGGTTCGGTCAACAGGGTAACTGAGGACTTAAGGCGGGTCACCGTCATGCTCGTAGGATCGATATCGCCGGAGAATCCGTCCCACGGCTCTCCATAGTGGTATTGCCAACGGCTGTATTCATGTTCGTCCCAGTAGACACCGTCTGCTCCAATAGGCCCGAGTATGTCGTCCACATTCTTGGCAATCTCCGGGCCAAACGAGTTGTTCTCCGTGGGGAAATACAGCCGCTGCGATTCTTCGCCGTAGTCTGTCTGCTTCCCGTCAGGACTCAGCAGACGTGCATCCGCAAATAAGGTTGGTCCGTCTTCACGTACGTCCAGAAAGCAATGGAAATAGACGAGATACTCCCGGTTTGGCTCCAAGCGGCGCCACCGCGCAAACGATTCGCGAAAGCTCGTGAAATCCAACTGGTGAAAGATCGTTCCATGCGGAAACTGGCCGTTGTACGTTGGGTGGCCGCACGCACAGATGTACTTTGGATCCTTGAAACGAATGAAGTCGGCCACTTGCTGATCAGTCCAGACATCGGTAAGCGGGCCGTTGCGTAAGAAGGCAAAGCCCCCGTCAACGGTGAAGTTTGCATTCACAAGCCGCCGCGCAACGTTAAGGAAATCGAAGTAGTCTGCGGCAGGAAGGGGCACGACTGCCCATTCGGTGGTATACGTAGCGCCTGGAGCGAGCACCAAATTGTTGTCCGCAAGACCGACAGTCCCGTCGAGCGCAAATACACTGGCATGCAGCCGAAAGACGTCGTCGAGCGGCAACATGCCCAATGCAGCGCGCGATGAGCCGGCGCACACCGTTGGATTTGCCGGTTGCGAAATGCTTCCCGCTTTGTCCAGTTGCTCAAGTCCACCCAACCATACTCGTTCAACGGCATCTCCCAAGTTGCATTCGTGGCGATGCATGATGGCGAGGGGCTGATCGGTTCGATTCGTAAGCGTGTCGCGCACGACGATGGTTTCGGACTCTTTCCGCAGTTCGCGCTTGTGGTCGAAGGATTCGTTGCTACCCGTCACCCAACCTGGACGAGGTGTGGAGAACCGGGTTGTGACATGAAACGTCTTCTCTCCGATCGTGACATCGATGGCGCAATCGGGCTGCTCCGCCATAGTGAACGCCGTTTCAAGAGTCTGTTTGGGGCGAATGAAGGGCAGCGCACCTGTGGGCCGCCCGGCCTTGGCCTGAACGTTCTCCGCATGTGCCCGATCTACGAGCTGGGCATCGGCCGCCACCAACAGCAAGTCCGGAGTCCCCGTATTAGCAACAGTCAATTGATTGGTTCCGGTTTGCAGGAGGTCCGATACGCGTAGTTCGAAGTAGCAGGCCGGATACTTATCCACCAGTCCGTAATGCGGGTCTTTCTCGGTGGACTCAAAATCGGGACTGTAGAACATGACAATTCGTTCGCCTGCACCCAGACTGTAGATGTCCCCGCCGCGCGCCTTCGCTCGCTGCGGCTTATTGATCATGCGCGTCGCTTCGACGGGCTTGCCATTCAATCGCAATGCCAGTGCCGGATTGCACCCCGCAACCTTTTCGAATTGC
It contains:
- a CDS encoding sugar phosphate isomerase/epimerase; the encoded protein is MKTGMNLLLWTGAADKTHIPLIEKIASWGFDGVEFPMFAPDKSPWADLAFVLDGYALGRTAVTVLPEGTNLIGDDASERKAAVDFLKTCIDACSELGAESLGGPLYSPVGRLVGRGPVEEEVKRCVEGLRLVGEHASEAGIMIAIEPLNRFETYFLNTQSDTARVVDQVGLPSVQQMYDTFHANIEEKGLGKAIRDAGKRICHVHISANDRATPGEDHINYHETFAALKAIGYDRWLTIEAFGSWLPDIAGATCIWRKMAPSEEHLAKNGLAMIKELWGKA
- a CDS encoding prolyl oligopeptidase family serine peptidase → MGKRNRSVAIRLSMLAVCAGLVWAQEPPFYADKSNLLVYTDTSGHSHPIGSPADWVHRREHIVKSMQLVMGPLPDSSARVPADPQILEESDMPGLVRRKMTIAVEKGDRLPFYLMIPKKLKDKAPAMLCLHQTIAIGKDEPAGLGTDKAKQYALELAERGYITLTPDYPGFGEYKVDVYAMGYASATMKGIWNHMRCVDYLQSLPEVDPERIGVIGHSLGGHNSLFVSAFDTRLKVAVTSCGFCSFGKYYGGDLTGWTHKGYMPRIAEVYGKDPKKMPFDFSEVLAAIAPRAVFISAPLRDSNFDVNGVHECLEAAKPVFGLLNASEKLTAIHPNTEHDFSNEAREAAYAFVDSELKPK
- a CDS encoding amidohydrolase; the encoded protein is MSTNEDLSLDEGVSRRQFLASTTRGAVGFAVGAALTLEATAQEQVATPAAGKYIDVHTHVGQQWGNRLPLSGEDLLRWMDSQGIMKAIVLSLISPESFDYVVSVDFTLKETAPHRDRLIPFCTIDPRTEEHNTVEKKVKMLKKYVDAGARGFGEHKCGTPIDDPRSLEIYAACSELKLPLLFHMDNIRNTDVPGLPGLEKALASAPDAIFIGHAQGWWASISGDMTQEMFGTYPKGKIAPGGAIDTLMDKYPNLYGDLSAGSGANALTRDPEFAREFLIRRQDRLMFGTDYLAPKQEIPQFDVLGKIDLPEDVRKKIYVENAARVLGL
- a CDS encoding polysaccharide deacetylase family protein — encoded protein: MRTHALLVGVILGLIPFASRAQEPVPDKTVVLTFDDAVKSHLSYVAPMLKEYGFGATFFVCHLWMNDTENFMSWEDIATLHKMGFEIGNHSWTHPNFAEPEAAARIAGEMALVENELGKVGVPKPVSFAWTGNGFGPEALQRLRKLGYKFARRGMQPEVPYGKLEPGPLYEPRQNDPLLIPTSRDGYPDCTLEDIKRVVEQARDGRIAVLQFHGVPDVAHPWVHTPPEKFREYMQYLHDGGYHVIAMRDVEKYIPAALPKDPMIEVRYPAIEPSKMKLPQEVTATRADLPFWLDNMLVQHAYSVDEAAEVCWMSPQEIGEQAGKLGIVPGTTKPSSRHNRVRVLPYPGGRHPRIGFLEGAIDPLRGTKASAFLPWKGGGYVVVDLPEAIFSNLGLTYLAHTHVPTIWNEQNVVIENVDWTRDPKGGLRLDQTLPNGVRFGSSITPDKAGADMELWLENGTKEPLTGMRTQICVMLKGAPGFNALTQERKTYDSTAAAVGSEDGKRFICVAFDRCGRSWGNEDVPCIHADPILPDAAPGERVSLKGRLWFYQGSNIERELRRVTSKLKMKPVKP